Proteins encoded together in one Bos javanicus breed banteng chromosome 6, ARS-OSU_banteng_1.0, whole genome shotgun sequence window:
- the LARP7 gene encoding la-related protein 7 isoform X5 yields MEAESGNKEKAMEESIEKKKEVEKKKRSRVKQVLADIVKQVDFWFGDANLHKDRFLREQIEKSRDGYVDISLLVSFNKMKKLTTDGKLIARALKSSAVVELDLEGTRIRRKKPLGERPKDEDERTVYVELLPKNVNHSWIERVFGKCGNVVYISIPHYKSTGDPKGFAFVEFETKEQAAKAIEFLNNPPEEAPRKPGVFPKTVKNKPIPALSVTEEKKKKKKKKGRTKKDDNIQTKESNMDASKESVCKKRSRTTSESSEVEVTEPQKQPTKKKKKREKTEVSSLPLVKAGKRKRSGSEDADCLTPKVKVKKVSQKDVKKEAPEVCKENKELEVSTEEEKDTGDIKDGSLLKAKRKHKKKHKERHKMGEEVIPLRVLSKTEWLDLKKEYLALQKASMASLKKTISQIKSQSEMETNGVPTNSGMKNEKTANSEECGPQEKVNSAGPQFVSGVIVKIVSTEPLPGRKQVRPF; encoded by the exons ATGGAAGCTGAAAGTGGAAATAAAGAAAAGGCAATGGAAGAaagcatagaaaagaaaaaagaagtagaaaaaaagaaacgGTCTAGAGTTAAACAGGTGCTTGCAGATATTGTGAAGCAAGTGGACTTCTGGTTTGGGGATGCAAATCTCCACAAGGATAGATTTCTTCGAGAGCAGATAGAAAAATCTAGAGATGGAT ATGTTGATATATCACTTCTTGTGTcattcaacaaaatgaaaaaattgacCACTGATGGAAAGTTAATAGCCAGAGCACTAAAAAGTTCTGCTGTTGTAGAG ctggatttagaaggcaCCAGAATCAGGAGGAAAAAGCCACTGGGTGAAAGGCCAAAGGATGAGGATGAGCGGACAGTGTATGTG GAATTACTTCCCAAAAATGTTAACCACAGCTGGATTGAGAGAGTCTTCGGGAAATGTGGCAATGTTGTTTATATAAGTATACCACATTATAAATCTACTGGGGACCCAAAGGGATTTGCCTTCGTGGAATTTGAAACAAAAGAACAAGCTGCAAAAGCTATTGAG tttcttaatAACCCGCCAGAGGAAGCACCAAGAAAACCTGGTGTATTTCCCAAGACCGTGAAAAACAAGCCCATTCCTGCGCTCAGTGTAACTG aagaaaagaaaaagaaaaaaaagaagaaaggccgAACAAAGAAAGACGACAATATCCAGACCAAGGAGTCAAATATGGACGCGAGCAAGGAAAGTGTCTGTAAGAAAAGATCAAGGACCACATCTGAGAGCTCTGAAGTAGAGGTTACTGAACCCCAAAAGCAacccacaaagaaaaagaaaaaacgagAAAAAACTGAAGTATCCAGCTTACCTTTAGTCAAAGcagggaagaggaaaagaagcGGCTCTGAAGATGCAGACTGCCTCACTCCCAAAGTGAAAGTTAAGAAAGTGTCACAGAAAGACGTTAAAAAAGAAGCTCCAGAAGTTTGTAAAGAAAACAAAG AATTAGAAGTCTCTACGGAAGAGGAAAAGGATACTGGAGATATAAAAGACGGATCCCtactgaaagcaaaaagaaagcataagaaaaaacataaagagaGGCATAAAATGGGAGAAGAGGTTATTCCATTACGAGTACTATCAAA AACAGAATGGTTGGATTTGAAGAAAGAGTATTTAGCACTGCAAAAAGCCAGCatggcttctttaaaaaaaacaatatcccaaataaaatcacaatcagaaatggaaacaaatggagTACCTACTAATTCcggaatgaaaaatgaaaaaa CAGCAAACAGTGAAGAGTGTGGTCCTCAGGAGAAAGTTAATTCAGCAGGACCGCAGTTTGTGAGTGGTGTGATTGTGAAGATCGTTAGCACCGAGCCTTTACCTGGCAGGAAACAAGTCAGG